A window of Primulina tabacum isolate GXHZ01 chromosome 4, ASM2559414v2, whole genome shotgun sequence contains these coding sequences:
- the LOC142542891 gene encoding uncharacterized protein LOC142542891 has product MSEMLDTGLCPSRVLSPFREESGDEELSVLPRHTKVIVTGNNRTKSVLVGLQGVVKKAVGLGGWHWLVLKNGVEVKLQRNALSVLEPPTGNEDDDDYDFDDSSSCSDIGEKDHHRFASGFHFGKISKPRVRYSRPWSPSACTKSMSRSSCRDVQYKCDATQLRVNLAKLGTGSLWRYWRSFHLANVSPNPTKEQLVNSVQQHFSSQQVDEVQVILEFIRAAKKLQSVGVH; this is encoded by the exons AAGTGGAGATGAAGAGCTGTCAGTTCTACCAAGGCATACTAAGGTTATTGTGACAGGCAATAACAGAACGAAGAGTGTGTTGGTAGGTTTGCAAGGCGTTGTCAAGAAGGCTGTTGGCCTTGGTGGTTGGCATTGGCTG GTTTTGAAGAATGGGGTCGAGGTCAAGCTCCAAAGGAATGCTTTGAGTGTGTTAGAACCTCCTACTGGGAATGAGGACGACGATGATTATGATTTTGATGATTCTAGCAGCTGCTCTGATATTGGTGAAAAGGACCATCATCGTTTCG CTTCTGGTTTTCATTTCGGAAAGATAAGCAAGCCCAGAGTTCGGTATAGCCGGCCATGGTCTCcatctgcatgcacaaaatcaATGAGTCGTAGCAGTTGCAGAGATGTTCAATACAAATGTGATGCAACTCAATTG AGAGTTAATTTGGCGAAGCTTGGAACTGGATCATTGTGGAGATACTGGCGAAGCTTCCATCTT GCAAATGTTAGTCCTAACCCTACGAAGGAACAACTAGTTAACTCCGTCCAGCAGCATTTTTCTTCACAG CAAGTGGACGAGGTACAAGTGATTTTGGAATTTATCCGTGCAGCCAAGAAACTACAATCAGTTGGCGTGCATTGA
- the LOC142542894 gene encoding brassinosteroid-responsive RING protein 1-like: protein MGFPVGYTDLFLPKLLVYVLMLLGFMRRFLYAVFSVLGLRDFLEPESGSYFSRDENGSELPRSVSAALIRELLPVVMFSDLEEMDPPENCAVCLYEFRAEDEIRRLTNCRHIFHRSCVDRWMDHDQKTCPLCRTQFIPEDMQESFNERLWLASGISEFYGDYSPITSGL, encoded by the coding sequence ATGGGGTTTCCGGTGGGATACACTGACCTATTTCTCCCCAAATTGCTTGTCTACGTGCTAATGCTTCTCGGATTCATGAGGAGATTTCTGTACGCCGTGTTCTCTGTTCTGGGGCTTAGGGATTTCCTGGAGCCGGAATCCGGGTCCTACTTTTCGAGGGACGAAAACGGATCGGAGCTGCCGCGGTCTGTATCTGCGGCACTGATCCGTGAGCTTCTGCCGGTGGTGATGTTCTCGGATTTGGAGGAGATGGATCCACCGGAGAACTGCGCGGTCTGCTTGTACGAATTCAGAGCGGAGGATGAGATCCGACGGCTGACGAACTGCAGACACATATTCCACCGGAGCTGTGTGGACCGTTGGATGGACCACGATCAGAAGACGTGCCCCCTCTGCCGTACTCAGTTCATACCGGAGGATATGCAGGAGAGTTTCAACGAGAGGCTGTGGTTGGCTTCTGGGATTTCTGAATTTTACGGCGACTATTCCCCGATTACTTCGGGTTTATAG